The segment CTGTTTCAAGTTTAATTTTTGTATCTTTAAGACTTGGAGTCTCAATCATCACACTTGATTGTGTTTCGAGATTAAGCTTTGTTACTTCACTTTCACCATAAGATAGAATCATCGAACTCTCATTCATTGCTTCCGCATTCTCGTAATTTGCGATATGAACCACGCACTCGCGTGTTTGTAAGAGATTCTTACTGGTATCTTTAAGCTCTCCGTTATTCCGATTAATTGCAACGGAAACAATTGGAACTTCGGTTGAAACAAGACTAAAAAAACTGAATGGTGCAAGGTTGATTGAAGCATCGGTGTTTCGGGTTGTAATCCATGCAATAGGACGTGGAACGACACTGCCTGTTAAAAATTTATAACGCTCTTTCGCACTTAAATCTTGTGTTTTAAATTTCATAAAAATCTCGGGTTTGTTTAATTTCTTCTGGAATTAATTGATGGCCATGGTGCGTGTGAAAGTGTGTTGTGAAAATGTTAGATGCGTTCAGTTTTTCAATCATCAATTCAATATCTTGAACATCAGTATACGGATCCCCTTCACCACTGGTTATCAATACTCGGGTTGGTAAATTTTGTGGAAATGGAATCGCGGGTTGTACATGCATTGGATGAAATAACAGTGCATTTTTAAAGAGCATAAAATTCATTTTTAGTAAGTTTAACGTAATATTCGCACCATTTGAATATCCTACAACGGAAACGCACTCTAATGATCGATCATAATTTTTAAGTAATTTTAGAATCTCATTTCTTAAATTCGTTGTTTCCTGTTCCAAACTTTCGAGATCGAATGTTTTCATATCGATACGTCTGAAATATCGATTCATTCCATCTTCCACAATATTCCCTCGAATGCCGATATATGTAGCTTCTGGATCGATATAACGTGCAATCTGAAA is part of the Erysipelothrix piscisicarius genome and harbors:
- a CDS encoding flavin reductase family protein, which gives rise to MKFKTQDLSAKERYKFLTGSVVPRPIAWITTRNTDASINLAPFSFFSLVSTEVPIVSVAINRNNGELKDTSKNLLQTRECVVHIANYENAEAMNESSMILSYGESEVTKLNLETQSSVMIETPSLKDTKIKLETELFSHQEIKDARGVCTALFLLKVIHLDFDDSIFDRKQGYLDVNKLGPIARLAGNQFAAMKPVFTLKRLI
- a CDS encoding alpha/beta hydrolase is translated as MIHKMIPGTSERTIIGLHGTGGTEEDMFQIARYIDPEATYIGIRGNIVEDGMNRYFRRIDMKTFDLESLEQETTNLRNEILKLLKNYDRSLECVSVVGYSNGANITLNLLKMNFMLFKNALLFHPMHVQPAIPFPQNLPTRVLITSGEGDPYTDVQDIELMIEKLNASNIFTTHFHTHHGHQLIPEEIKQTRDFYEI